The genomic window GCCGTCACCTCCACAGCCACGCACTCGGCGAGCTGATGCTCGGATCGAGCCGTTGCTGCCGGCTGTGCCGCGCCACCCGCAGGGGCTGGGCTTCGGTTCCGGCATGACGTGCTGGCGGCGCCTGCGTGACTGGAACGACGCGGGCGTCCAGTGCTCTGGCCGCATAGGCGCCGGGTTGGTGGTCGTGGCGGTTGGATGGGCGGTGGCGTCCGATCCGACCGCTGGAGGGTACCCCTCGCTGCTGCAGTCTGAATGACCCGGCGAACCCTGAAGAGTTATAGGTACGTTCTATGGCGGTCGAAGCACATACTCGCCCCGTGTGCTTGTAGACCGAGCTCAGGTTCCACCTACCTGCAGAAACGGGGACTTTCATGAGGCTTCGCAAGATCGTCGCGGCTACTTCGGCCGCCGCAGCTGCCGTGCTGGTACTGCCCGCGACGCAAGCTCAGGCGGCGGCCTATCCGACGTGCAACGGCGTCAAGAACGTTACTTACGGGGGCGGCGCGTACTCGGTCGTCCAGCCATATCACACCGGAAGCGGCAGCCGGGACTGCATCATGGGTTACGGAGCCCAGAGCTCGGCCGTCCGCAAGCTTCAGGACCACCTCATCAACTGCTATGACTTCTCTGGCGCAGACGGTATTTACGGCCGCCAGACGGAGGCGGCCGTGGAAGCAGTCCAGAGGAGGGAAGGCGCGTCGGTCGACGGCGAGTACGGTCCGGAAACCCGCAAGGAGATGCTCTGGTCCGTGGTGCGCAGCGGCGGTGGGTACAGCTGCAGGTATCCGGGGATCTGATCGTCTGGCGGCCGAGGGCAACGGGCCTGTAGGAAGCGGCGTTGTGCGGGCTGCGGTGGCGAGTGTTCTGCCCGCATAGGTTCGCCGGGTCATTCAGACTGCAGCAGCGAGGGGTACCTCCAGCGGTCGGATCGGACGCCACCGCCCATCCAACCGCCACGACCACCAACCCGGCGCCTATGCGGCCAGAGCACTAGCAGCGTCTGCACGAGTCGCTCCTGGCTGAGCTGAACGGCGCCGGTGCACTGGACTGGTCGAGGGCGGTGATCGACGGCTCGCACGTCCGAGCCCGCTCGCCGCCTGGTCGAGGAGTTCGCCCGCCATCGGCCACAGGGACGGCCGGACTACCGCAAGAACACCCGCACGCTCACCATCCTCATGTACTGGCTCGGCGCCGACACGAAGGTCCTCGAGCGCGATGTGCGTGACCTGGCCCGGATCGACTCCAACCTCGCGGCCAAGCCCGTTCAGCCAGTTCCTGCGCGCCCGCGGCCTGCTCGTGTACGACCCCGACCACCCGCCCGTCAGCTTCGGCTTGCTGAGCGGAGCCCTGCCTCGTGGGCTGACGTTGAGCGGTCTGCGCCAGGACCGCATCCTCAACGAAGCAGCCGAGAGCGCCGACCCACTTCGGCTGATGCGCCTGTTCGGCATCACCGAGCAGACCGCAATGCGTTACGTCACCGCCGCCCACCCCGAACGCACCGCCAAGCTGCCCCGATAGGGGCCATCAGCATCCACGGCGGGCGAAGTGAGCGCCGTTCGGGATTCGGTTGGCAGATGACGCCGGACGGCAGGCCCGCCTTTGAGGAGGCTTGGCAAGAATCTTCCAGTCGAAGGGCCACCGGCAGAATAATCTCCCCGGTTTGAGGGCGGGTGGGCGCAGATCGGAAGCACTTTCGGGGCGAAGCCACCTAGCGTCTGGTGATGAATCCGGGGACTCCGACAGGGAGCCTCGAGAAGCACGTCCGGAGGACACCATGAGCGAGCAGCCCGCCCCCTACGGCGGCAACACAGCGACCGCCATCGCCCCGGCTCCGAAGCGGGTCCGGATCCCCCATCTGCGCGAGATGAAGGAGCGCGGGGAGAAGTGGGCGATGCTCACGGCGTACGACATGTACACCGCGGCGACCTTCGACGAGGCCGGCATCCCGGTGCTGCTGATCGGGGACTCGGCGTCGAACAACGTGTTCGGCAACGCGACGTCCCTGCCGGTGACGGTGGATGAACTGCTCCCGCTCGTACGCGCTGTGTCCGGGGCCGCCCGCCGGGCGCTGGTGATCGCGGACCTGCCGTTCGGCTCGTACGAGGCGTCCGCGGAGCAGTGCTTCCATACGGCGGTGCGGTTCATGAAGGAGGCGGGCGCACACGCGATGAAGCTGGAGGGCGGCGAGGAGATGGTGCCGCAGGTGGAGATGCTGACCCGGTGCGGGATCCCGGTGATGGCGCACATCGGGTTCACCCCGCAGGCCGAGCACAGTCTCGGCGGCTACCGGGTGCAGGGTCGGGGTGAGGACGCGCAGCGGCTGGTGTCCGCGGCTAAGGCCTTGGAGGCGGCCGGTGCGTTCGCCGTGCTGATCGAAATGGTGCCCGAGGAGGTCGGTGCGGAGATCACGCGGAGTGTGGCGGTGCCGACGGTCGGCATCGGCGCGGGCAGCGGGTGTGACGCGCAGGTGCTGGTCTGGCAGGACATGGCGGGCCTGCGTACGGGGCGGCTGCCGAGGTTCGTGAAACAGTACGCCGACGTGCATGGCGTACTGCGCGAGGCGGCCCGGGACTTCGCGGCCGATGTGTCGGCGGGGACGTTCCCGGCGCCGGAGCACACCTTCTGACTCTGGAAGACCGGGCAGGTGGGAGCGGGCGAGTGGCCGGAGGATGCTCGCCCACCCCCGTTCCGCCGCGTGTCAGCGCGGCTCCGTCGCCGGCCATGCGCGCGGGTAGGGCACGTGCAACGCCTCGGCCGCCACAGAGGTGTGGTCGGCGGCAGCGTGCAGGCGTCCGTCGCGCAGGACGACCGCGCCGCTGGTGAGCATGGTCGTGACCAGTTCGGTGGCGAGCGCCTCGGGCGTGAGGTCCAGGAGGCGTGCGGCATCGGCGAGCCAGGCCCTGGCATGAAGGTACGGCTCGACCTCACCGGCGGGGATCCCGTCGCGGATCATCAGGGCGAAGGCGAAGATCCGCCGGGCGCCGTACCAGGCGGCCCCGTCGGGATCGTCGACGAGGCGCTGGGCGCGGCGCAGGGCAGCGGCAAAAGCCGTGGCGGGCTCGGTGGGAATCGGGCCGTGGGAGGGGAGGATCACGCGCGGGGCGAGGGCGGCCATCCGCTTGAGGGAGGCGAGGGCCGTGGTGGCCGAGTCGAGGCCGTCGAGGGCGAGGTTGACCCAGCCGACGTCGTAGTCCGACAGCGCGTCCCCGACCACGAGCAGCCGCTCCTCCGGCTGCCACAGGGCCAGATGGCCCGGGGTGTGCCCGGGGGTGCGTATGACTTCCCAGTCGGCGTCCCCGAGGCGGAGGACCTGTCCGTCGTCGAGCGCGAGGTCGACCATGTACGGGGCCACGGGCTGGTCGAGGTACTCGGCCGCGCAGCAGCCTGGGTCCCGGCGGGAGATCGCCTCCGCCTCGGGTGCCCCGGCGGCGATGGCGGCGCCCTGGGCCTGGAGGAGGGCGTTTCCGCCGACGTGGTCGGAGTGCCAGTGGGTGTTCAAGACGAGGGCGATGTCCCCGGCGTGCGCGCGGGCCCAGGCGGCGGTCTCCTCGGCATGGGCCACGAAGCCGGTGTCGATCAGGGTCGGTTGCCGTCCGTGCAGAAGGAGTGTGTTGGCGTCGGGGAAGGGGCGCTGCCACCAGGTCAGCCAGGACGGCAGAGACGGTTGCGGGCTCACTCGGCGGGCCTGGTCACGCGGATCAGGGTCTGCTGGCCGTTGGCGACGAGCTTCCGCTCGCCGTCGGGCTGGACGCCGTACACCTCCAGCCGGCAGACGGTCAGGGTGCGTCCGGGTTTCAGG from Streptomyces sp. DSM 40750 includes these protein-coding regions:
- a CDS encoding MBL fold metallo-hydrolase — its product is MSPQPSLPSWLTWWQRPFPDANTLLLHGRQPTLIDTGFVAHAEETAAWARAHAGDIALVLNTHWHSDHVGGNALLQAQGAAIAAGAPEAEAISRRDPGCCAAEYLDQPVAPYMVDLALDDGQVLRLGDADWEVIRTPGHTPGHLALWQPEERLLVVGDALSDYDVGWVNLALDGLDSATTALASLKRMAALAPRVILPSHGPIPTEPATAFAAALRRAQRLVDDPDGAAWYGARRIFAFALMIRDGIPAGEVEPYLHARAWLADAARLLDLTPEALATELVTTMLTSGAVVLRDGRLHAAADHTSVAAEALHVPYPRAWPATEPR
- a CDS encoding peptidoglycan-binding domain-containing protein, which produces MRLRKIVAATSAAAAAVLVLPATQAQAAAYPTCNGVKNVTYGGGAYSVVQPYHTGSGSRDCIMGYGAQSSAVRKLQDHLINCYDFSGADGIYGRQTEAAVEAVQRREGASVDGEYGPETRKEMLWSVVRSGGGYSCRYPGI
- the panB gene encoding 3-methyl-2-oxobutanoate hydroxymethyltransferase, with product MSEQPAPYGGNTATAIAPAPKRVRIPHLREMKERGEKWAMLTAYDMYTAATFDEAGIPVLLIGDSASNNVFGNATSLPVTVDELLPLVRAVSGAARRALVIADLPFGSYEASAEQCFHTAVRFMKEAGAHAMKLEGGEEMVPQVEMLTRCGIPVMAHIGFTPQAEHSLGGYRVQGRGEDAQRLVSAAKALEAAGAFAVLIEMVPEEVGAEITRSVAVPTVGIGAGSGCDAQVLVWQDMAGLRTGRLPRFVKQYADVHGVLREAARDFAADVSAGTFPAPEHTF